In Arcobacter ellisii, a genomic segment contains:
- a CDS encoding methyl-accepting chemotaxis protein, whose translation MFEIITKKISNKIIVALFLLMSLSSLTVIFVTTSKVTEDLIVKTKENLEMLNAAMFQSLRNAMNTGDPVQIAKAEEDARQINGVKNLTVAKSKALMELYPSNVPYTTDEKVLATFESKKPLLLQTDDENGHNLRMVKPMIATQECLMCHANQNEGDVIGVMDLTFSLEESDSKIKSLLTEISIISVILSLITIALILFIVKKATNPIGKLKEGFENLLNSNDTNITLKIDSQDEIGEVANLFNSYMNKVRDGLKQDEKVIEEASDVLEKTANGFFVYKVNGTASNPHVEDLKNKLNSMILKTNETVNKINEALRYYSESKYNFVINDDGIYGNLGSLTSGIKLVGNNTSEILAMVMNTGNALNESTKTLSGASNNLSTSSNQQAASLEETAAALEEITATIQANTQATVEMAQLAQNVTKSAKNGQELANLTASSMDEINKEVSSINEAIEVIDQIAFQTNILSLNAAVEAATAGEAGKGFAVVAQEVRNLANRSAEAAREIKNIVELASKKAKEGKDISDNMINGYKELNENISNTIVTIDKVASASKEQERGIIQINDAINMLDQATQKNAQVADQISTMASNISAMSNSLVTAAARASFLEDSLDKVCDVDLVYDTALLKVDLLNTKDKVYGKLGDYKSFKIEENQTLKQWSEKHINSGKRVDMTIMKNIEELNNKFHHNLQELVNANSNKEKNEELNKRAKEVEMDALRIFGNLNNVKKNCI comes from the coding sequence ATGTTTGAAATAATAACAAAAAAGATAAGCAATAAAATTATAGTGGCGTTATTTCTACTTATGTCACTAAGTAGCTTAACAGTTATATTTGTAACAACTTCCAAAGTAACTGAAGATTTAATTGTAAAAACAAAAGAAAACTTAGAGATGTTAAATGCGGCAATGTTTCAAAGTCTTAGAAATGCAATGAACACAGGAGATCCAGTTCAAATTGCAAAAGCAGAAGAAGACGCTAGACAAATAAATGGTGTAAAAAATCTAACTGTTGCAAAAAGTAAAGCCTTAATGGAGCTTTATCCTTCAAACGTTCCTTATACAACTGATGAAAAAGTTCTTGCAACATTTGAATCTAAAAAACCTCTTTTATTACAAACTGATGATGAAAATGGTCATAATCTAAGAATGGTGAAACCAATGATTGCAACACAAGAGTGTTTAATGTGTCATGCAAATCAAAATGAAGGTGATGTAATAGGAGTTATGGATTTAACTTTCTCATTGGAAGAATCAGATAGTAAAATAAAAAGTTTATTAACTGAAATCTCAATAATTTCAGTTATTTTGTCACTTATAACTATTGCCTTAATTTTATTTATAGTAAAAAAAGCAACAAATCCTATTGGAAAATTAAAAGAGGGATTTGAAAATTTACTTAATTCAAACGATACTAACATCACATTAAAAATTGATTCACAAGATGAAATTGGAGAAGTTGCAAATCTATTTAACTCTTATATGAATAAAGTAAGAGATGGTTTAAAACAGGATGAAAAAGTGATTGAAGAAGCAAGTGATGTTTTAGAAAAAACAGCAAATGGTTTCTTTGTTTATAAAGTAAATGGAACAGCTTCTAATCCTCATGTTGAAGATTTAAAAAATAAATTAAATTCAATGATTTTAAAAACAAATGAAACAGTTAATAAAATAAATGAAGCTTTAAGATATTACTCTGAATCAAAATATAATTTTGTAATCAATGATGATGGAATTTATGGAAACTTAGGTTCATTAACTTCAGGAATAAAACTTGTAGGAAATAATACTTCTGAAATTTTAGCAATGGTTATGAACACAGGAAATGCCTTAAATGAAAGTACAAAAACACTTTCTGGTGCTTCAAATAATCTTTCAACTTCTTCAAATCAACAAGCTGCTTCATTAGAAGAGACAGCTGCTGCTTTAGAAGAGATAACAGCAACAATTCAAGCAAATACACAAGCAACAGTTGAAATGGCTCAATTAGCACAAAATGTAACTAAGTCTGCTAAAAATGGACAAGAATTAGCAAATTTGACAGCTTCTTCAATGGATGAAATAAATAAAGAAGTAAGTTCAATCAATGAAGCAATTGAAGTAATTGACCAAATTGCATTCCAAACAAATATTCTATCTTTAAACGCAGCTGTTGAAGCAGCAACTGCTGGAGAAGCTGGAAAAGGATTTGCAGTTGTTGCTCAAGAGGTAAGAAACTTAGCAAATAGAAGTGCAGAAGCTGCAAGAGAAATTAAAAATATCGTTGAATTAGCAAGTAAAAAAGCTAAAGAAGGTAAAGATATCTCTGATAATATGATAAATGGTTATAAAGAGTTAAATGAAAATATCTCAAATACAATTGTAACAATAGATAAAGTAGCAAGTGCTTCAAAAGAACAAGAAAGAGGTATTATTCAAATTAATGATGCAATAAATATGCTTGACCAAGCAACACAAAAAAATGCACAAGTTGCTGATCAAATATCAACAATGGCATCAAATATTTCAGCTATGTCAAACTCATTAGTAACTGCGGCTGCAAGAGCATCATTCTTAGAAGACTCTTTAGATAAAGTTTGTGATGTAGATTTAGTTTATGATACAGCATTGTTAAAAGTCGACTTATTAAATACAAAAGATAAAGTTTATGGGAAACTTGGAGATTATAAATCATTTAAAATTGAAGAAAATCAAACATTAAAACAATGGAGTGAAAAACATATTAATTCAGGGAAAAGAGTTGATATGACTATTATGAAAAATATAGAAGAATTAAATAATAAATTCCATCATAATCTACAAGAATTAGTAAATGCGAATTCAAATAAAGAGAAAAATGAAGAGCTAAATAAAAGAGCTAAAGAGGTTGAAATGGATGCTTTAAGAATCTTTGGTAATCTAAATAATGTAAAGAAAAACTGCATATAA
- a CDS encoding GGDEF domain-containing protein produces the protein MENNVLKIIEESGSKGPKYESLVKIFKLYEQLQYATNIKHIAHDIYYWLNREFKIDNMVFTLFNINKNEKEDIYIEGEHFYLDDEFSNFFIINTDTSINATVSFRAISKVHNKIIQDQFYIIDAAFHLISPIIQNGILKKNYIESSSIDSVTNVYNRSYLVEHLNKHLSLTRNKQSQIYFLMVGIDHFKAVIDEFNHDIGDIVLIELAKVIYSNISEFDIIGRLTGDEFLISLFSAEYEYEVNSIAHKIIADFAQTEIIVDEKTNQILKKTICIGIDKHLICDEKDISETIKNADIALYEAKNKGRSSLFNYKDLRIEDTIDLF, from the coding sequence ATGGAAAATAATGTTTTAAAAATAATTGAAGAATCAGGTTCTAAAGGACCTAAATATGAAAGTTTGGTAAAAATATTTAAATTATATGAGCAATTACAATATGCAACAAATATTAAACATATAGCACATGATATTTACTATTGGTTAAATAGAGAATTTAAAATTGATAATATGGTTTTTACTCTTTTTAATATAAATAAAAATGAAAAAGAAGATATTTATATTGAAGGAGAACATTTTTATTTAGATGATGAATTTTCAAATTTTTTTATAATTAATACAGATACAAGTATAAACGCAACTGTTTCATTTAGAGCTATTTCTAAGGTGCATAATAAAATTATTCAAGATCAATTTTATATTATTGATGCAGCCTTTCATTTAATATCACCAATTATTCAAAATGGTATTTTAAAGAAAAATTATATTGAGTCTTCATCAATTGATTCTGTAACAAATGTATATAATAGAAGTTATTTAGTAGAACATTTAAATAAACACTTATCTCTTACAAGAAATAAACAATCACAAATATATTTTTTAATGGTAGGAATTGACCATTTCAAGGCTGTTATAGATGAATTTAATCATGATATTGGAGATATTGTATTAATTGAATTAGCGAAAGTAATATATTCTAATATTTCAGAATTTGATATTATAGGAAGATTAACTGGTGATGAATTTTTAATTTCACTATTTAGTGCAGAATATGAATATGAAGTTAATTCAATTGCACATAAAATTATTGCAGATTTTGCACAAACAGAAATAATAGTAGATGAGAAAACTAATCAAATTCTAAAAAAAACAATTTGTATAGGTATAGATAAACACTTAATTTGTGATGAAAAAGATATTAGTGAAACAATTAAAAATGCAGATATAGCACTTTATGAAGCAAAAAATAAAGGTCGAAGTAGTTTGTTTAACTATAAAGATTTAAGAATAGAAGATACCATAGATTTATTTTAA
- a CDS encoding response regulator transcription factor yields MDYSILEKYGKKISVLFVEDDEEVRKQLGFLLNDIFYKVDIAVNGLDGLKKYTEYYDKNKKYYDLIITDIDMPLMNGIELIHEIFYKYCKQKIIVLSAHNDSKYLMELINTDIYHYVLKTFSSEELLSLFCKVTKEIYEKENFINIEKNSIIKLSEDLFWNSTLKQIYYKNEIFKLTKKEFLLLELLLTCTDKVYTINEIIEYIWKDEPLKNPDISNLKNLISRLKRRLPSLNIDNFYGVGYKISF; encoded by the coding sequence ATGGATTATTCTATTTTAGAAAAATATGGTAAAAAAATTTCTGTATTATTTGTTGAAGATGATGAAGAAGTCAGAAAACAATTAGGTTTCTTATTAAATGATATATTTTATAAAGTAGATATTGCTGTAAACGGTTTAGATGGATTAAAAAAATATACAGAATATTATGATAAAAACAAAAAATATTACGACTTAATAATTACTGATATAGATATGCCTTTAATGAATGGAATTGAGCTTATACATGAGATATTTTATAAATATTGTAAACAAAAGATTATAGTTCTAAGCGCTCATAATGATTCTAAATATCTTATGGAATTGATAAATACTGATATTTATCATTACGTTTTAAAAACTTTTTCATCAGAAGAACTTCTCTCTCTTTTTTGTAAAGTTACAAAAGAAATTTATGAAAAAGAGAATTTTATAAATATTGAAAAAAATTCAATTATTAAGCTTTCAGAAGATTTATTTTGGAATTCTACTTTAAAACAAATTTATTATAAAAATGAAATTTTTAAATTAACAAAAAAAGAGTTTTTATTGTTAGAATTGCTTCTTACATGTACTGATAAAGTATATACTATTAATGAAATAATAGAATATATATGGAAAGATGAACCTCTTAAAAATCCAGATATTTCTAATCTAAAAAATTTAATATCTAGACTTAAAAGAAGATTACCTTCTTTAAATATAGACAATTTTTATGGAGTTGGATATAAGATTAGTTTTTAG
- a CDS encoding recombinase family protein, which yields MLIGYVRVSTDDQNLNLQKDALIKYGLDERNIFSDKTSGSKDKRVGLDKAIEFLKDGDTLVVWKLDRLGRSLAHLIDVITNLKNRNVSFVSITEGMDTTTASGELFFHIFGALAQFERSLIQERVKAGLESAKLRGIRGGRPRAIDDEKMIAIKKALEDGMSKAAVCRTFGIKRSTLIDSLNRS from the coding sequence ATGTTAATAGGTTATGTTAGAGTTTCAACTGATGATCAAAATCTAAATTTGCAAAAAGATGCATTAATTAAATATGGTCTTGATGAAAGAAATATATTTTCTGATAAAACATCTGGTTCAAAAGATAAAAGAGTTGGACTTGATAAAGCAATAGAGTTTTTAAAAGATGGTGATACTTTAGTTGTTTGGAAACTAGATCGTTTAGGAAGAAGTTTAGCTCATTTAATTGATGTTATTACTAATCTAAAAAATAGAAATGTTTCTTTTGTATCTATTACTGAAGGTATGGATACAACAACAGCTTCAGGTGAACTATTCTTTCATATCTTTGGAGCATTAGCTCAATTTGAAAGATCTTTAATTCAAGAAAGAGTAAAAGCTGGACTTGAATCTGCAAAACTAAGAGGTATTAGAGGTGGACGACCAAGAGCTATTGATGATGAAAAAATGATAGCTATTAAAAAAGCTTTAGAAGATGGAATGAGTAAAGCTGCTGTTTGTAGAACATTTGGAATTAAACGAAGTACTTTGATTGATAGCTTGAATAGAAGTTAG
- a CDS encoding chemotaxis protein CheA — protein sequence MINSNVTVELQKLEKLLNKVGDLVITNSMMSQSIDNLPYSEEKKNLLEKINIFQRHIVELQEYATDIRMIKFESMYGIYNDIILELMPKNKSIKLEILGGNTKVDKSLIEQLDSSIKTLITNSVLYGIEETQERINKNKPIESTIKIIAQQLNGQISFSIENDGKGLNKEEITEDYILENQEDSQLKGIEKIKEIIERLNGNIEIQSELIDGFSFTMTLPLTHSILEGLNIKIGNNIFILPTSSIVESIQPTNEMIKLVGDGSTPLLMLRDEFIPIIKLHEHFHIESKNQILEDGILIIVKSGIQKAALFIDEFLQQQQIVVKAIETNFRKVDSVAGATVRGDGSIGIIIDVKSILEK from the coding sequence ATGATTAATTCTAATGTTACAGTTGAATTACAAAAATTAGAAAAACTTTTAAATAAAGTAGGTGATTTAGTAATAACAAACTCTATGATGTCCCAAAGTATAGATAATTTGCCATATAGTGAAGAAAAAAAGAATCTTCTTGAAAAAATAAACATATTTCAAAGACATATTGTTGAACTACAAGAGTATGCTACAGATATAAGAATGATTAAATTTGAAAGTATGTATGGAATATACAATGATATTATTTTAGAATTAATGCCTAAAAATAAATCTATAAAGTTAGAGATTTTAGGTGGAAATACAAAAGTTGATAAATCACTAATAGAACAATTGGATTCATCTATAAAAACCTTAATCACAAACTCAGTTTTATATGGAATTGAAGAAACTCAAGAAAGAATTAATAAAAATAAACCTATTGAATCAACAATAAAAATCATAGCTCAACAATTAAACGGTCAAATTTCTTTTAGTATAGAAAACGATGGAAAAGGTTTAAATAAAGAAGAAATAACTGAAGATTATATCTTAGAAAATCAAGAAGATAGTCAATTAAAAGGTATAGAAAAAATTAAAGAAATTATTGAAAGACTTAATGGAAATATAGAAATCCAAAGTGAATTAATAGATGGTTTTTCTTTTACTATGACTCTTCCTTTAACTCACTCTATTTTAGAAGGTTTAAATATAAAAATAGGAAATAATATCTTTATTTTGCCAACATCTTCTATTGTTGAATCAATACAACCAACAAATGAAATGATTAAGTTAGTTGGAGATGGAAGTACTCCTTTATTAATGTTAAGAGATGAGTTTATTCCCATTATAAAATTGCATGAACATTTTCATATAGAATCGAAAAATCAAATATTAGAAGATGGCATATTGATAATTGTTAAATCAGGAATTCAAAAAGCAGCTTTATTTATTGATGAATTTTTGCAACAACAGCAAATTGTAGTAAAAGCGATTGAAACAAATTTTAGAAAAGTGGATAGTGTAGCAGGTGCAACTGTTAGGGGAGATGGTAGTATTGGCATCATAATTGATGTTAAAAGTATTTTAGAAAAATAG
- a CDS encoding Y-family DNA polymerase, whose protein sequence is MKIHLDLDCYFVSAERTRYPFLKGKNIVIAKGSDNKIFSNDKKEGMVLGDTGAFNSLLEFKNNYDEKNILEAWKKEFLDSDGRVRGIVITKSYECKPYGIKTGASLKEAFSLCPNLVVIPSDHYFYQELSQKLKAYLELKIPLLEQYSIDEWFGDLDGYIKDEDTLEFITELRDDILKKFNLPITIGASKSKWIAKLLTDRIKPFGVFALPNDKVLEYTKDISINDFPGIGKVIAKKLQDYRVKTLGELRNRPTLLNEYGKTGKDLYNKICGIDNENVVPNNDRKGIGISRNFKAIQDRNEIYRRTLILARYLSHTISKLKLNPTTFYFKIKYEYGIKNSQS, encoded by the coding sequence ATGAAAATACATTTAGACTTAGATTGCTACTTCGTTTCAGCGGAGCGAACAAGATACCCATTTTTAAAAGGTAAAAATATCGTGATTGCAAAAGGTAGTGATAATAAAATATTTTCAAATGATAAAAAAGAGGGAATGGTATTAGGTGATACTGGAGCTTTTAATTCTCTTTTGGAATTTAAAAATAATTATGATGAAAAAAACATATTAGAAGCTTGGAAAAAAGAATTTTTAGATAGTGATGGAAGAGTAAGAGGTATTGTAATTACTAAAAGCTATGAGTGTAAACCTTATGGGATAAAAACAGGAGCATCATTAAAAGAGGCTTTCTCATTATGCCCAAACTTAGTTGTAATACCAAGTGACCACTATTTTTATCAAGAACTATCTCAAAAATTAAAAGCATATTTAGAGTTAAAAATTCCACTACTTGAGCAATATAGTATAGATGAATGGTTTGGTGATTTAGATGGTTATATCAAAGATGAAGATACCCTAGAATTCATAACTGAACTAAGAGATGATATTTTAAAAAAGTTTAATTTACCAATAACTATTGGTGCATCTAAAAGTAAATGGATAGCAAAACTATTAACAGATAGAATCAAACCTTTTGGAGTATTTGCACTTCCAAATGATAAAGTTTTAGAATATACAAAAGATATAAGTATAAATGACTTCCCTGGTATTGGAAAAGTAATTGCTAAAAAGCTACAAGATTATCGAGTCAAAACATTAGGTGAATTGAGAAATAGACCTACATTATTGAATGAATATGGAAAAACTGGAAAAGATTTATATAATAAGATTTGTGGCATTGATAATGAAAATGTTGTACCCAATAATGATAGAAAAGGTATTGGTATAAGTAGAAACTTCAAAGCCATCCAAGATAGGAATGAGATATATAGAAGAACTTTAATATTAGCTAGATATTTAAGTCATACTATCTCTAAATTAAAATTAAATCCAACCACTTTTTATTTTAAAATAAAATATGAATATGGGATAAAGAACTCCCAATCTTGA